One region of Tachysurus vachellii isolate PV-2020 chromosome 11, HZAU_Pvac_v1, whole genome shotgun sequence genomic DNA includes:
- the wnt2bb gene encoding wingless-type MMTV integration site family, member 2Bb has product MSGVSKSHGSLRILGESAARIYCAFILLILFLTPRVDSSWWYIGALGARVICDNVPGLVNKQRQLCQKYPDVMQSISEGGKEWIRECQHQFRHHRWNCSTIERDHTVFGRVMQRSSREAAFVYAISSAGVVYAITRACSQGELRTCNCDPHKRGKARDERGEFDWGGCSDNINYGIKFAKAFIDAKERTVKDARALVNLHNNRCGRMSVKRFMKLECKCHGVSGSCTLRTCWLAMSDFRKTGDYLRKKYNGAIEVTVNQDGAGFTVAHKDFRNATKNDLVYFENSPDYCLMDKAAGSLGTAGRICNKSSRGTDGCEVMCCGRGYDTTRVKRITKCECKFKWCCAVECKDCEEAVDIHTCKAPKRAEWLDQT; this is encoded by the exons ATGTCTGGTGTTAGTAAGAGTCACGGCTCGCTCAGGATCCTCGGTGAATCCGCCGCGCGCATTTACTGCGCATTTATCCttctcatcctcttcctcacacCCCGCGTGGACTCGTCCTGGTG gTACATTGGTGCGCTGGGTGCACGGGTAATATGTGATAATGTACCAGGGCTGGTGAATAAGCAGCGACAGTTGTGTCAGAAGTATCCAGATGTAATGCAATCGATCAGCGAGGGAGGAAAGGAGTGGATCCGTGAGTGCCAGCACCAGTTCAGACACCACCGCTGGAACTGCAGCACAATCGAGCGTGACCATACTGTCTTTGGCAGGGTCATGCAACGCA GCAGTCGAGAGGCCGCCTTTGTGTACGCAATTTCCTCGGCGGGTGTTGTGTATGCCATCACCCGCGCTTGCAGTCAGGGGGAACTAAGGACATGTAACTGTGACCCGCACAAGCGTGGCAAAGCAAGGGACGAAAGAGGCGAATTTGATTGGGGCGGCTGCAGCGACAATATTAACTATGGGATAAAGTTTGCTAAAGCCTTCATAGATGCCAAAGAACGGACAGTGAAGGATGCACGAGCACTTGTGAACCTTCATAACAATCGCTGTGGAAGAATG TCAGTGAAACGTTTTATGAAGCTTGAGTGTAAGTGTCATGGTGTCAGTGGCTCCTGCACCTTAAGGACATGCTGGTTGGCGATGTCTGACTTCCGGAAGACCGGAGATTACCTTCGCAAAAAATACAATGGAGCCATTGAAGTCACCGTGAACCAAGATGGAGCAGGATTCACTGTGGCTCACAAGGACTTCCGAAATGCCACCAAAAATGATCTGGTGTACTTTGAGAACTCACCTGACTATTGCTTAATGGACAAAGCTGCAG gttCTTTGGGCACGGCTGGTCGCATCTGCAACAAATCATCTCGAGGGACAGATGGCTGTGAGGTGATgtgctgtgggcggggctacgaTACAACACGTGTGAAGCGCATCACCAAGTGTGAATGTAAGTTTAAATGGTGCTGCGCTGTCGAATGTAAAGACTGCGAAGAAGCTGTggatatacacacatgcaaagcTCCGAAACGAGCTGAGTGGCTGGACCAGACCTGA